The Longimicrobium sp. genome segment CTCTTGTCGATCCCCATCCCGAAGGCGTTGGTGGCCACCACCACGGGCGCCTCGCCGCTCATGAAGCGGTCCTGGATGCGCTTGCGGTCGCGGTCGGGGAGCCCCGCGTGGTAGCCCACCGCCGGGACGCCGGCGCCGGCCAGCAGCATGGTGAGCGCGTCCACGTTCTTGCGCGTCGACGCGTAGACCACGGCGCTCCCCTCGCGCCCCTTGAGCAGCTTGAGGAGGATGCGGTCCTTCTCCGAGTCGTTCTTGGCCCTGAGGACGTGCCACACCAGGTTGCGCCGGTCGAACCCCGTCACCAGCACGCGCGGGGAGCGTAAGGACAGCTGGCGGACGATGTCGCGGCGCACCTCCTCGGTGGCGGTGGCGGTGAGCGCGGCCACCGGCGGGTCGCGCAGGAGCCTGCGCACCTGGCCCAGGCGCAGGTACGAGGGGCGGAAGTCGTGCCCCCACTCCGACACGCAGTGCGCCTCGTCCACCGCCAGGAGCGACACGTCGAGCGCGGCCAGGCGCCGCTGGAAGCCCTCGGAGTCGAAGCGCTCGGGGGCCACGTACACCAGCTTGAACGCCCCGCGCTCGGCCGCCTCCAGCCGCGCCGACATCTCGGACCCGGGGAGCGAGGAGTTGAGGAAGGTGGCCGGCAGCCCCACCGCCTCGAGCGTGTCGACCTGGTCCTTCATCAATGAAATGAGCGGGGAGACGACCAGCGTCACCCCGGGGAGCATCATCGCCGGCACCTGGTAGCAGAGGCTCTTCCCCCCGCCGGTGGGCATCACGGTGAGGCTGTCGCCGCCGGAGAGGACGTTGCGGATCGCCTGGTCCTGCCCGGGGCGGAAGTCGGGGTACCTCCACCAGCGGCGGAGTACCTCGCGGGCCTCTTCCAGGCGGTCGCTCGGGGGCGCGGGCGCGGCTTCGAGGGTCACGGCGTGAGCGGAAGGAGTTCGGGATGGACGGGCCCCTTACCCGCGGGGCGCGGCCTGGTTCACGGCGCGCACGAGGGCGCCGAGGGAGCGTGGCCCGGGGAAGATACGTCCACTCCGTGCGCTTTGCCAAGCCCCCCGTGTCGGGTCCGTGTGAAATCGAGTCGAACCCTGGACTCACACCGAGGGCACAGAGGACACGGAGGAACAGCGGACGAAGTTGTCCGTGCCCTCCGTGTCCTCTGTGTCTCTGTGTGATACCGGTCGGTTCCAGGTGCGCGACGACCGCCGCGCTTCGCACTTCGCACAAAAGAGCGGTGAACAAGCCTTTTTCCAGAGCCGGCGTCAGCCCCCTCTCCCGCGGGATCGGAGAGAGGGGGCCGGGGGCACGGGGGCCCTACGCCGAGGTGCAGTCGTAGGGATCGGTGACGGTGGGCGGGTTGGGCGAGACGCCGTCGCGGCGCGTGCCCGCCTTCGTCTGCAGCACGATCCCCGTGTAGTACTTCTGCAGGATCTGCTGATAGGTGTGGCCGGCGCGCGCCATCCCCACCGCGCCCGTCTGCGCCATGCCGGCGCCGTGGCCGTTGCCGCCGCCGTACACCCGGTACCCCGTCAGCTGGCCGGAGCTGTTGGTCAGGCGGTCGATGACGAAGAGCGTGCTGGGGAGCAGCGTCGGCACGCCCGACGCGTTGATGTACTGCATCGCCGAGCGGATCGCCGTGCCCGTCTCGGTGAAGGTGCCGGCGTCGGTGACGAACTCGATCTGCGTCACCCGCCCCGACGTCGCCGAGCGGGAGAGGATGTTGATCGCCGTCACGTTCCCCACCGGCTTGTTGGCGAAGTCGCCGATCACGCAGCTCATCTGCGCCATCGTCCACGTGTAGTTCCACCGGTGGTACGTGTGCCACGACGCGTACGCGCCCGTCCAGGTGGGGTTGCGCAGGTCGTTCAGCAGCGCCGTGACGGAGGGCAGCTCCTGCCCGGCCGGCGCGTCCCACACGGTGCGCAGGTACGCGTCCGTGCCGGTGAAGACGTCCTCGACGTTGGACGTCTTGCCGCCGCTGGTGGCGTAGAAGAGCGCGTTGATCAGGCTGCCGTTGTAGGTGGCCGCGATCCCCGCCGTGGCGTTCACGGCCGCCGTGGACACGGAGTGCTCGGCCGCCGCGCCGCCGTACACCTGGTCCTGCACGGTGGCCAGCAGGTCGTAGCCGTTGTTCCAGTGCTTGCCCAGGTTCGACAGCGCGTACGTCCGCGCCGCCACCGCCTGCGCCTTCTGCGCCTCGGCCTCCGGGTACTGCGACGGCCCCAGCTCGCGCGGCACCACGCCGTACAGGTA includes the following:
- a CDS encoding SpoIID/LytB domain-containing protein, whose protein sequence is MRPRTSRLALLALLAAAAGCEKIPTDPPALAPPAAPRRAVEPYAGKIRIGIVPAASSVKIGATVGYDVREKGSNAYLVSGVANEQVTVTWNLSVAVATNSRRLQVVCTASAADRDQRVLAGTNAGFPSAWEYVSTASCWRVYIGERPLPIDTTAERIYKENVIAAGLATSAALWKTVNATVNEPRYVTTKTSTGTSASSRNPPRVTVASTARVLIGGTTQYRGVAEVTRNAAGTLAGVNEVPMEEYLYGVVPRELGPSQYPEAEAQKAQAVAARTYALSNLGKHWNNGYDLLATVQDQVYGGAAAEHSVSTAAVNATAGIAATYNGSLINALFYATSGGKTSNVEDVFTGTDAYLRTVWDAPAGQELPSVTALLNDLRNPTWTGAYASWHTYHRWNYTWTMAQMSCVIGDFANKPVGNVTAINILSRSATSGRVTQIEFVTDAGTFTETGTAIRSAMQYINASGVPTLLPSTLFVIDRLTNSSGQLTGYRVYGGGNGHGAGMAQTGAVGMARAGHTYQQILQKYYTGIVLQTKAGTRRDGVSPNPPTVTDPYDCTSA